In the Kaistella sp. 97-N-M2 genome, one interval contains:
- a CDS encoding TlpA disulfide reductase family protein: protein MKKILGIISLMMINSVSAQFKVEIEAPPSFAPKEVYLYTLSGSKDLLESKEVRKGNSWQINVAKPYTGMMKLYFPEDNISMNFISENKNVKLKFDVAQGKITNVEYLDDSNFAMNNLQDIQQKKEFILPALNQMKDYYKPNTDFGKALDTEINRLSNSSLDVTKYPFVSYYNTNYSKFLEKNAAKKPLTHEDIIDFLTKSNDMLETSSLLKPVLIAYLNVGPSTNVTADIDALLKAVNVETPRGQTVLSELIEIFDTYDMKDLKTKYLTQASNLKCTINERLSSTIATNKNTEIGAVFPNQVFVQATNTSAKSLTDVNSDRKVIIFWSSTCSHCEAELPTILEKYSAMKAKNIQVIGLSLDNEKASYQNKVKNLPWINDSELKGWYSSYVDKYNVHATPTYFVLDANNKIIAKPDHAADVISYLKLN from the coding sequence ATGAAGAAAATTTTAGGGATCATCAGTTTGATGATGATAAATTCGGTATCAGCACAGTTTAAAGTAGAGATTGAAGCTCCGCCTTCATTTGCGCCGAAAGAGGTATATCTATATACCTTAAGTGGTTCCAAAGATCTTTTGGAAAGCAAAGAGGTTAGAAAAGGAAATTCCTGGCAAATCAATGTGGCTAAACCTTACACGGGAATGATGAAACTCTATTTTCCGGAAGATAACATTTCGATGAATTTTATATCTGAAAACAAAAACGTAAAATTAAAGTTTGATGTTGCGCAGGGAAAAATTACGAATGTTGAATATCTGGATGACAGTAACTTCGCCATGAACAATCTGCAGGATATTCAGCAAAAAAAAGAATTTATTCTGCCCGCCCTTAATCAAATGAAGGATTATTATAAACCGAATACCGATTTCGGGAAAGCACTTGATACCGAAATCAACAGGTTGTCCAACAGTTCGCTCGATGTTACGAAATATCCCTTCGTGAGCTACTATAACACCAATTACTCCAAATTTCTGGAAAAAAATGCCGCTAAAAAGCCGCTCACGCACGAAGATATCATCGACTTTTTAACAAAATCCAACGATATGCTGGAAACTTCGTCGCTGTTAAAACCCGTTTTAATTGCTTATCTTAATGTTGGTCCCAGCACCAACGTAACGGCAGATATTGACGCTTTGCTGAAAGCGGTGAATGTAGAAACACCCCGCGGACAAACCGTTCTTTCAGAATTGATTGAGATTTTCGACACGTACGACATGAAGGACTTAAAGACCAAATATCTTACGCAGGCAAGCAATCTTAAATGCACCATTAACGAAAGATTGTCTTCGACGATCGCTACTAATAAAAATACAGAGATCGGAGCGGTATTCCCTAACCAGGTTTTTGTACAGGCCACCAATACCTCCGCGAAATCTTTAACAGATGTTAATTCCGACCGGAAAGTCATCATTTTTTGGTCCTCAACTTGTTCACATTGCGAAGCCGAACTACCTACGATTCTGGAGAAGTACAGTGCGATGAAAGCGAAAAATATTCAGGTCATCGGTCTTTCTTTAGACAACGAAAAAGCATCTTACCAAAATAAAGTGAAGAATCTGCCCTGGATTAACGATTCGGAGCTGAAAGGTTGGTACAGCTCCTATGTGGATAAATACAATGTACATGCAACGCCAACTTATTTTGTGCTGGATGCTAATAATAAGATCATCGCCAAACCCGATCATGCCGCCGATGTAATTTCTTATTTAAAATTGAATTAA
- a CDS encoding DUF3810 domain-containing protein — MDAAVKLFEQFFEWQKALHQKLFSVLSFSVGDVFYILIGLLFLVFFIKILRKKTRNAYLRKFLMMLNLLYLIYQLFWGMLYFQTPLREKLPKGEITVAETKSLTLKYLDLCRETRSMADEDKNGVFKVDHIAAIEDQILQNQNKLPAFITSKKGTSIKMFKPSLYKGVMSYSGILGYYNPFTAEAQYNPELPATYLPFTLAHEGMHQVGFAREQEANFTAYLIGKSSENTALRYSTQYFVLKSLLNSLNEKNPEFVAKVLQNYSEGMKRDRLAEKRFKKEHEGLLDIVFGLTNDLFLKSNQQEGSITYSYFVDLLIRYERFGD; from the coding sequence ATGGATGCAGCCGTTAAGCTTTTCGAGCAATTTTTTGAGTGGCAGAAAGCCTTACATCAAAAATTATTTTCCGTCCTTTCGTTTTCTGTCGGAGACGTTTTTTACATTTTAATAGGACTTCTCTTCCTAGTTTTTTTTATTAAAATTTTACGGAAGAAAACCCGTAACGCTTACCTCCGGAAGTTTTTAATGATGTTGAATTTGCTTTATTTGATCTACCAACTTTTCTGGGGAATGCTTTATTTTCAGACACCCCTCCGTGAAAAGCTGCCGAAAGGCGAAATTACCGTAGCGGAAACGAAGAGCCTAACGTTGAAATATCTGGACCTCTGCCGCGAAACCAGAAGTATGGCTGACGAAGATAAAAACGGTGTTTTTAAAGTTGATCATATCGCGGCCATCGAAGACCAAATTCTCCAAAATCAAAATAAACTGCCGGCATTCATTACATCCAAAAAAGGAACAAGCATTAAGATGTTTAAACCGAGCCTTTATAAAGGAGTGATGAGCTATTCCGGAATATTGGGATATTATAATCCCTTTACCGCCGAAGCCCAATACAATCCGGAACTTCCAGCGACTTATCTCCCGTTCACTTTGGCGCATGAGGGTATGCATCAGGTTGGCTTTGCACGGGAACAGGAAGCTAATTTTACCGCGTACTTAATTGGTAAGAGTTCCGAAAATACAGCATTGCGCTATAGCACGCAGTATTTTGTACTGAAGTCACTTTTAAATTCTTTAAACGAAAAAAATCCCGAATTTGTAGCGAAGGTTCTTCAAAATTACTCCGAAGGGATGAAAAGGGACCGACTGGCGGAAAAAAGATTTAAGAAAGAACACGAAGGACTTTTAGATATCGTGTTTGGTCTTACGAACGATTTATTTTTAAAAAGCAATCAACAGGAGGGCAGCATCACGTACTCCTACTTTGTAGATCTGTTGATTCGCTATGAAAGATTTGGCGACTAA
- a CDS encoding CCA tRNA nucleotidyltransferase, which produces MNINLTQNRNLKLFKRISEVAAKNNQNVFIVGGYVRDLLMKRKVPTDIDFVTEGNGIDLAKAVALEINPNLKVSVFKNYGTAMFKHEGLDLEFVGARKESYAEDSRKPAVETGTLEDDQKRRDFTINALAISLNKENFGDLIDPFGGVSDIKQRILRTPLEPSQTYSDDPLRMMRAIRFAATLHFKIEENSLNAIKEEADRIKIVSLERIMVEFNKIMLSEKPSFGLKLLEETGLMQLIMPELTALKGIEEIEGQTHKDNFWHTLEVVDNISKNTDNLWLRWAALLHDVGKAPTKKFVEGSGWTFHGHEFLGSKMVKTIFHRLKLPLGSDMKYVQKLVKLSSRPIALIDDGTSDSALRRLLFDAGEDLEDLFILNKADITTKNSSKQAKFKRNFEEVALKIKEVEEKDHVRNFQPPISGEEIMELFNLQPGREIGILKEKVKEAILEGEIANDKAEARNFVIKEGKDLGLVLASKN; this is translated from the coding sequence ATGAACATCAATCTCACTCAAAATAGAAATCTCAAACTTTTTAAACGTATTTCGGAAGTTGCCGCAAAAAATAACCAAAACGTCTTTATCGTCGGCGGTTATGTGCGCGATCTTTTGATGAAAAGAAAAGTTCCCACCGATATCGATTTTGTGACGGAAGGAAACGGCATCGATTTGGCCAAAGCTGTCGCGCTGGAAATTAATCCGAATTTAAAGGTTTCCGTTTTCAAAAATTACGGTACGGCGATGTTCAAGCATGAAGGTCTGGATCTCGAGTTTGTGGGTGCCCGAAAAGAAAGTTACGCGGAAGATTCCAGAAAACCCGCCGTAGAAACCGGTACGCTGGAGGACGATCAAAAACGCCGCGATTTTACCATCAACGCGTTGGCAATTTCTTTAAATAAAGAAAATTTCGGAGATCTTATCGATCCTTTTGGCGGCGTTTCAGATATTAAGCAAAGAATTCTGCGCACGCCTCTGGAGCCGTCCCAAACCTACTCCGATGATCCTTTACGCATGATGCGCGCGATTCGGTTTGCCGCCACCTTACATTTTAAAATTGAAGAAAATTCCCTTAACGCGATAAAAGAGGAAGCCGACCGCATAAAAATTGTGTCGCTGGAGCGTATTATGGTGGAATTTAACAAAATTATGCTTTCGGAAAAACCTTCTTTCGGATTGAAACTTCTGGAAGAAACCGGCCTCATGCAGCTTATTATGCCGGAACTCACTGCTTTAAAAGGTATCGAAGAAATCGAAGGACAAACGCACAAAGATAATTTTTGGCATACTTTGGAAGTAGTGGATAACATTTCCAAAAACACCGATAATCTTTGGCTTCGTTGGGCAGCCCTTCTTCACGACGTTGGAAAAGCACCGACGAAAAAATTTGTAGAAGGAAGCGGCTGGACGTTCCACGGTCACGAATTTTTAGGGTCGAAAATGGTGAAAACCATTTTTCACCGCCTGAAACTTCCACTCGGAAGCGATATGAAATACGTTCAGAAACTCGTTAAACTTTCCTCCCGGCCCATCGCACTGATCGATGACGGCACTTCAGATTCCGCTCTGCGACGTCTTCTCTTTGATGCCGGCGAAGATCTGGAAGACTTATTTATTTTGAACAAAGCCGATATTACGACGAAAAATTCCTCCAAGCAGGCCAAATTCAAAAGAAATTTTGAAGAAGTGGCGCTGAAAATTAAAGAGGTCGAAGAGAAAGATCACGTCCGGAATTTTCAGCCGCCCATTTCCGGCGAAGAAATTATGGAACTTTTCAATTTGCAGCCCGGCCGCGAGATCGGAATTTTAAAAGAGAAAGTAAAGGAAGCCATTCTGGAAGGCGAGATCGCCAATGACAAAGCAGAAGCCAGAAATTTCGTCATTAAAGAAGGGAAAGACCTCGGACTTGTTTTAGCATCGAAAAATTAA
- a CDS encoding MFS transporter, whose amino-acid sequence MSTNYSKQTNWGQFVPLVTVFFFWGFVAASNDILIPVFKKAFDLTQSQSQLVSVAFYVAYTVGSLIYMFISKAIKQDLVNKIGYKNGLILGLLISASGTLLFYPAANLGSFPLMITGLFILGLGFSLQQIVANPLAIEVGPTETGSQRLTMAGGINNLGTTIGPLIVAFAIFGSATASNTEASIESVKIPYMVLGGAFILVAILLKFSSLPQITPTITEDTTDVIPGEHRDSALKYPQLVLGMIAIFVYVGVEVSTASNLPAYMEKSLGFSTKDIAPYVSLYWASLMIGRWTGAVDAFDVSAGSKKILRFLAPYLAFGVFLLVNAIAKHDLSHFYIYGLIILVMIACDIASKGNPARMLLIFSSMGILALIFGMMTSGMISVYAFTSVGLFCSTLWPCIFALAINGLGKHTNQGSGYLIMMIMGGGIISWLQGTLADMTNIHISYVVGVLCFAYLVFYAIRVTGILKAQGIDLDKIKSEGGH is encoded by the coding sequence ATGTCTACAAATTATTCAAAGCAAACCAACTGGGGCCAGTTTGTCCCCTTAGTGACTGTATTTTTCTTCTGGGGATTTGTTGCTGCCAGCAACGATATTTTAATTCCTGTCTTCAAAAAAGCGTTTGATCTTACCCAAAGTCAAAGTCAGTTGGTATCGGTTGCATTTTATGTGGCTTATACGGTGGGGTCCTTAATTTATATGTTTATCTCCAAAGCCATAAAGCAGGATCTGGTGAATAAAATAGGCTATAAAAACGGTTTAATTTTAGGACTTTTAATTTCAGCCTCCGGGACTTTGCTCTTTTATCCTGCAGCCAATCTGGGTTCCTTCCCGCTGATGATCACAGGCCTGTTTATTTTGGGTTTGGGCTTTTCCCTCCAACAAATTGTTGCAAACCCCTTGGCCATTGAAGTAGGACCAACAGAAACAGGTTCCCAACGGTTGACGATGGCCGGCGGAATTAACAACCTGGGCACCACCATTGGACCCTTAATTGTGGCCTTTGCTATTTTCGGTTCTGCTACAGCTTCAAATACCGAAGCGAGTATAGAGTCGGTAAAGATCCCTTATATGGTTTTGGGCGGCGCTTTTATTTTGGTTGCTATTTTACTTAAATTTTCTTCGCTTCCCCAAATAACACCTACAATTACCGAAGACACCACGGATGTGATTCCCGGCGAACACCGCGATTCCGCCTTGAAATATCCGCAGCTCGTTTTAGGAATGATCGCGATTTTCGTTTATGTGGGCGTTGAGGTTTCTACGGCGAGTAATTTACCTGCCTATATGGAAAAATCTTTAGGATTCTCCACCAAAGATATTGCACCCTATGTTTCCTTATACTGGGCCTCTTTAATGATTGGCCGTTGGACCGGCGCTGTTGATGCTTTTGATGTAAGTGCAGGTTCAAAAAAGATACTGAGATTTCTGGCACCTTATCTGGCCTTTGGCGTTTTCCTTTTGGTGAATGCTATTGCGAAACATGATTTGTCGCACTTCTACATTTATGGTTTAATTATTTTGGTAATGATTGCCTGCGATATTGCGAGCAAAGGCAATCCCGCAAGAATGTTGCTCATCTTTTCCAGCATGGGTATTTTAGCCCTAATTTTTGGCATGATGACCTCCGGGATGATTTCAGTGTATGCTTTCACGAGCGTGGGATTATTCTGCTCTACACTTTGGCCGTGTATTTTTGCATTGGCGATAAATGGTTTGGGAAAACATACCAACCAGGGTTCCGGTTATTTAATCATGATGATTATGGGTGGCGGAATAATTTCCTGGCTGCAGGGTACACTTGCTGATATGACGAACATTCACATCAGCTACGTAGTTGGTGTTCTGTGTTTTGCTTATCTGGTTTTTTACGCCATTAGAGTTACAGGAATTTTAAAAGCACAGGGAATTGATCTCGATAAAATTAAAAGCGAAGGTGGCCATTAA
- a CDS encoding signal peptidase, translated as MRHLNKILLFTFLMIGVLLRAEDMPSPPPGGGGGGTGPGAPASPIDMYIYILAVVAFIFIIYFNRKHEKTTV; from the coding sequence ATGAGACATCTAAATAAAATTTTGCTCTTTACCTTTCTGATGATAGGCGTATTGCTCCGGGCCGAAGATATGCCATCTCCTCCACCCGGCGGCGGTGGCGGTGGTACGGGTCCGGGAGCGCCGGCTTCACCTATTGATATGTATATCTATATCCTGGCTGTGGTCGCATTTATTTTTATTATTTATTTTAACCGAAAACACGAAAAAACTACTGTTTAA
- the ppk1 gene encoding polyphosphate kinase 1 has translation MPNLFNPRDITWLAFNERVLQEAMDENVPLNLRIRFLGIFSNNLDEFFRVRVAGLKRAMDFKDKYITESFYQPPTKILQNINEIVIKQQQNFDHTWKKIQAEMADQNVFIRNSNNLTEKQEEFVRRYFDETVESNVIPILLNENSAMPYLRDKSLYLGVAMRKKNKHQENKFAIIEIPSRVIGRFILLPSENEAQKNVMLLEDVITFNLPHIFSYFGYDEFKANCFKVTKDAEFDLDNDIKTTLAEKIEKGIKSRRKGKPTRFVFDKEMDKSLVEFLIRKLHLTKKDSIIPGGKIHNFRHFMEFPEVFQAYHKPEERTSFDHPEIVGKRVTDVIQKTDILLSFPYHHFTPVIDLLRESAMDPDVKSIQITAYRLASNSKIINALINAVRNGKDVTVMLELRARFDEESNLGWKEILEQEGVKVLVGIPNKKVHAKLCVIKKRVHNKTLQYGFVSTGNFNEKTAKIYGDHLLMTSDRGIMADINKIFTVLKKPKADMMPALKSCKNLLVCPQFMREKIISHIDKEIDEAKAGRKALMIIKSNSLSDRTLIQKIYDAAKAGVIVKLIVRGIYCAVNQKEFKQKITAISIVDEYLEHARVMYFYNKGSEDTYISSADWMTRNLDYRIEAAAKITQKSLKKEIKDLLEIQLSDNVKARILDKKLRNHYVLGDIHQPVRSQIATYHYLKNKTLVQEPAKR, from the coding sequence ATGCCAAATCTTTTTAATCCGCGGGACATTACGTGGCTCGCCTTCAACGAGCGGGTTTTGCAGGAAGCCATGGACGAAAATGTGCCGCTCAACCTGCGGATCCGTTTTCTCGGAATCTTTTCCAATAATCTGGACGAATTTTTCCGCGTTCGCGTAGCCGGTTTGAAGCGCGCCATGGATTTCAAAGACAAATACATCACGGAGTCTTTTTATCAGCCGCCCACCAAAATCCTGCAGAACATCAACGAAATCGTCATTAAACAGCAGCAGAATTTCGATCATACGTGGAAGAAAATTCAGGCGGAAATGGCCGATCAAAATGTCTTCATCCGCAATTCAAACAATCTGACAGAGAAACAGGAAGAATTTGTGCGCCGCTATTTCGACGAAACTGTGGAAAGTAATGTGATTCCTATTTTGCTTAATGAAAATTCTGCAATGCCTTATTTGAGGGACAAATCCCTCTATTTGGGCGTGGCGATGCGCAAAAAAAACAAACATCAGGAAAATAAATTTGCCATTATTGAGATCCCTTCGCGGGTGATCGGCCGTTTCATTCTGTTGCCCTCAGAAAACGAGGCACAAAAAAATGTGATGCTTTTGGAAGACGTTATCACCTTCAACTTACCGCATATTTTTTCTTATTTTGGCTATGATGAATTTAAGGCAAACTGCTTTAAAGTCACAAAAGATGCGGAGTTTGATCTGGATAACGACATTAAAACAACACTCGCCGAAAAGATTGAAAAAGGCATCAAATCCCGCCGAAAAGGAAAACCCACGCGTTTTGTTTTCGATAAAGAAATGGATAAATCGCTCGTCGAATTTCTCATCAGAAAACTGCATTTAACAAAGAAAGACAGCATCATTCCGGGTGGAAAAATTCATAATTTCCGCCATTTCATGGAATTTCCGGAGGTTTTTCAAGCGTATCACAAGCCGGAAGAAAGAACTTCCTTCGACCATCCGGAAATTGTTGGAAAACGCGTTACCGACGTCATACAAAAAACCGATATCTTACTTTCTTTTCCGTATCATCATTTTACGCCCGTCATCGATCTGCTGCGGGAATCTGCCATGGATCCGGACGTGAAATCCATTCAGATAACCGCCTATCGGTTGGCAAGCAATTCAAAAATAATCAATGCCTTAATTAATGCGGTGCGAAACGGAAAAGACGTAACCGTGATGCTGGAACTTCGCGCGAGGTTTGATGAAGAAAGCAATCTGGGCTGGAAAGAAATTCTGGAGCAGGAAGGCGTTAAAGTTCTCGTTGGGATTCCAAATAAAAAAGTGCACGCAAAACTTTGCGTCATTAAAAAAAGAGTTCACAACAAAACGCTTCAGTACGGTTTTGTAAGCACAGGAAACTTCAACGAAAAGACGGCGAAAATTTATGGCGACCATTTGCTGATGACGTCGGACAGAGGAATTATGGCCGACATCAACAAAATTTTTACGGTGTTGAAAAAGCCGAAAGCCGATATGATGCCCGCACTGAAATCCTGCAAAAATCTGCTGGTTTGTCCGCAATTTATGCGCGAAAAAATCATCAGCCATATCGATAAAGAAATCGACGAAGCCAAGGCCGGACGGAAAGCTTTGATGATCATCAAATCCAACTCGCTGAGCGACCGGACTTTAATTCAGAAAATTTACGACGCTGCAAAGGCGGGCGTAATAGTGAAACTGATTGTGCGCGGAATTTACTGTGCGGTGAACCAGAAAGAATTCAAACAGAAAATCACGGCCATCAGTATTGTTGACGAGTATCTGGAGCACGCCAGAGTGATGTATTTTTACAATAAAGGCAGCGAGGACACGTATATTTCTTCCGCCGACTGGATGACGCGAAACCTCGATTACCGCATTGAAGCGGCGGCCAAAATCACACAAAAAAGCCTTAAAAAAGAAATTAAAGATCTGCTCGAAATTCAGTTAAGCGATAATGTGAAAGCCCGGATTCTGGACAAAAAACTAAGAAATCATTACGTTTTGGGCGACATTCACCAGCCCGTCCGCTCCCAGATTGCGACGTATCATTATCTGAAGAATAAAACGCTGGTGCAGGAGCCGGCTAAAAGGTGA
- a CDS encoding TonB-dependent siderophore receptor translates to MNLKYPISSVLLLCVFWSFSQEKAIDTVYIFDNQLKNSTKFQKVSTLKEDDLLKNTTNLSEVLRFQSSVYIKENGRGMVSSPSFRGTTAQQTAFVWNGININSVFLGQGDVNNLNLLGYDNLQIKSGGGSVLYGSGAIGGTIHLNNELSFDQGLQGSLFGEYGSYNTINTFLKTSYSNEKLSVKVSGNFVKSDNDYEVPEKKYLNLNGEYDNRTFNLGAAYKIDAKNTVSWQTQLYDGIQHYPIFSEYATKTKYFSDTFRSLADWNFKTAKIQNSFKLAYLEDEFQYFDNTDKPKSSGGTAKTYLAKNDFNYIFNNEFAFNIIGEYQLNKAKGYRSGISSVQRSAGSLAGLVRWNPAQKLNFEAGLKKDFVENIDTPLLFSFSARATVNSWYEVILNASKNFRYPSFNDLYWQPGGNLCLKPETSHQAEIGNNFKYGSFKLNVTPYYINIKNMIRWLPNANGIWSPSNTNEVESYGVESQVNFAKDFGKSKTKFSAGYIFTHSKNKETNRFLAYVPQHKIFGNAVYGYQFMEIFVQGMFNGLTYTTDDENLKDSIKSYFVANSGINLTLAKHYKIGFKVNNIFDEIYETSVYYPLPKRNYSANLLINF, encoded by the coding sequence ATGAATCTAAAATACCCCATTTCGTCGGTTTTGCTGTTGTGTGTTTTCTGGAGTTTTTCTCAGGAAAAGGCCATCGACACAGTGTATATCTTCGACAACCAGTTGAAGAACTCCACAAAATTTCAAAAAGTCTCTACTTTAAAAGAAGACGATCTCTTAAAAAATACAACGAATCTTTCGGAAGTTCTGCGCTTTCAATCTTCCGTCTATATTAAGGAAAACGGGCGCGGTATGGTTTCTTCGCCGTCTTTTCGCGGCACAACCGCGCAGCAGACGGCTTTTGTGTGGAACGGCATCAACATCAATTCCGTCTTTTTGGGCCAGGGCGATGTAAACAATCTGAATCTTCTCGGTTACGATAATTTACAGATTAAATCCGGCGGCGGCAGCGTGCTTTACGGCAGCGGCGCCATTGGCGGCACAATCCATCTGAACAACGAACTATCATTCGATCAGGGTTTACAGGGAAGTTTATTTGGCGAATATGGATCGTACAACACGATTAATACTTTTCTGAAAACTTCTTACAGCAACGAAAAATTATCGGTAAAAGTCTCCGGAAACTTTGTAAAGAGCGACAATGATTACGAAGTTCCGGAAAAGAAATACCTCAACTTAAATGGGGAATACGACAACAGGACTTTCAATTTAGGTGCGGCCTACAAAATCGATGCGAAAAACACGGTTTCCTGGCAAACGCAACTCTACGACGGCATTCAGCACTACCCTATTTTTTCGGAGTACGCGACAAAGACAAAATATTTTTCTGATACTTTCCGCAGTTTAGCGGACTGGAATTTTAAAACAGCCAAAATTCAGAACAGCTTTAAACTGGCTTACCTGGAAGATGAGTTTCAGTATTTCGACAACACCGACAAACCGAAAAGCAGCGGTGGCACGGCCAAAACATACCTGGCAAAAAACGATTTCAATTATATTTTTAATAATGAATTTGCCTTCAATATTATTGGCGAGTATCAGCTGAATAAAGCCAAAGGCTACCGGTCCGGAATCAGTTCCGTGCAGCGAAGTGCAGGTTCGCTCGCAGGATTGGTGCGATGGAATCCCGCGCAGAAGTTGAATTTCGAAGCAGGCCTCAAAAAAGATTTCGTAGAAAATATCGATACCCCGCTTCTCTTTTCGTTTTCCGCCAGAGCGACGGTGAACTCCTGGTATGAAGTGATCTTAAATGCTTCGAAAAACTTTCGGTATCCCTCTTTCAACGATTTGTACTGGCAACCGGGCGGAAATTTATGTTTGAAACCAGAGACGTCGCATCAGGCGGAAATTGGGAATAATTTTAAATACGGCAGCTTCAAACTCAATGTTACGCCATACTACATCAACATTAAAAATATGATCCGCTGGCTGCCGAATGCAAATGGAATCTGGTCGCCCAGCAACACAAATGAAGTTGAATCTTACGGCGTGGAATCGCAGGTGAATTTTGCAAAGGATTTCGGAAAAAGCAAAACTAAATTTTCAGCAGGATATATTTTCACCCATTCAAAAAACAAGGAAACGAACCGCTTTTTAGCGTATGTTCCGCAGCATAAAATTTTCGGAAACGCAGTGTACGGGTACCAATTTATGGAGATTTTTGTACAGGGAATGTTCAACGGTTTGACGTATACCACCGATGACGAAAACCTGAAAGATTCAATCAAATCTTATTTTGTGGCCAACTCCGGAATAAACCTAACACTGGCAAAGCATTACAAAATCGGATTCAAAGTGAATAATATTTTTGATGAAATCTACGAAACCTCGGTCTATTATCCTTTGCCAAAAAGAAATTACAGCGCCAACCTTTTAATTAACTTTTAA
- a CDS encoding GtrA family protein translates to MKEILLKQKQILLFAFAGALSAVVEIGSFKIFSSQLPLIFFQETNYHGIHFPLSNIFSTSFGIITNYFLSIWFVFERGKHSKKKEFTYFMGVSFLSTLVSLSIFQIFFRFVFFNHIDVGFFVFSQEMLSKISAIILVSVLNYTVKKKVIFNG, encoded by the coding sequence ATGAAAGAAATTTTACTTAAACAAAAACAGATTTTACTTTTTGCTTTCGCGGGGGCACTAAGCGCAGTGGTAGAAATTGGATCATTCAAGATCTTCAGTAGTCAGTTACCGCTTATTTTTTTTCAGGAAACCAATTATCATGGCATTCATTTTCCGTTAAGCAACATTTTTTCGACAAGTTTTGGCATCATCACCAATTATTTTCTCAGCATTTGGTTCGTTTTCGAAAGGGGCAAACATTCAAAAAAGAAGGAATTTACGTATTTCATGGGAGTTTCGTTCTTATCCACCCTCGTAAGTTTAAGTATTTTTCAAATTTTCTTCCGTTTTGTCTTCTTTAATCATATCGATGTGGGATTTTTTGTCTTTAGCCAGGAAATGCTGAGTAAGATTTCGGCCATCATTTTGGTTTCCGTCCTTAATTACACCGTAAAAAAGAAAGTCATTTTTAATGGATAA